The following are encoded together in the Proteiniphilum saccharofermentans genome:
- the metH gene encoding methionine synthase, whose product MTKKKIEDILPGRILILDGAMGTMIQRYGLTEADFRGERFKDFDRLLKGNNDLLSLTRPDVIGEIHREYLAAGADIIETNTFNSTSISMQDYHMSHLAREINLAAARLAREAADEFTRKTPGKPRFVAGSIGPTNKTASMSPQVENPMFRSAVFDDFKAAYKEQISALVEGGVDILLIETIFDTLNAKAAIFAAEEVAEETGIKTPVILSVTISDRAGRTLSGQTLGAFVASVSHANPLAIGLNCSLGAAELKPYVKELGRIAPFYISTYPNAGLPNQLGEYDETPEKMAAQIKEFVDEGLVNIIGGCCGTTPAHIAEYVRIVENGVPHQKASSPEYLRLSGLEMLEVSPQINFMNIGERCNVAGSKRFLRLIQQKNYEEALDIARKQVEDGAQVLDINMDDGLLDGVEEMTSFLNLLASDPDVSRVPIMIDSSKWEVLEAGLKCVQGKSIANSISLKNGEAEFLHQARLAQRYGAAVVVMAFDETGQADTFERRIEICGRAYRLLTENDFDPKDIIFDPNVLAIATGIDEHKNYAVDFIKTARWIKENLPYAKVSGGVSNLSFSFRGNDYVREVMHSVFLYHAIRAGMDMGIVNPAQSVIYEDIPADVKELAEDAVLNRRDDATERMMAYAEKIKGEKNPEAEKGKTEEWRTLPLEERLSHALVKGIGDYMEEDLAEALQAYPRAVDIIDKPLMDGMNRVGDLFGAGKMFLPQVVKAARTMKKAVAILQPTIEAEKAIGDSQRKAGKIVLATVKGDVHDIGKNIVSIVLACNNYEIIDLGVMVPPEKIIETVISEQPDIVGLSGLITPSLEEMAIVATEMEKAGFSLPLLIGGATTSKLHTALKIEPKYSLGPVVYVKDASQSPSAVANLMSPGNRNDYIRKVKDEYTVLRENSTRKVVELVSLEEARKNAFSIDWSGYEAVVPRTLGRVKLEHIDMAEIIPYIDWKFFFHAWNMSAKFHTVTKTERTKEARDAWLGGYREDDREKGREAEKLYDDAADMLQKFVDEKAEYVKAVFGIYEAYSENDTIFVGGTPFPFLRQQKKNDKNEYFCLSDFIAPRHTGKKDYIGTFAVTAGVGAEEQMGRYEAEGDEYAALLMKSLLDRLAEAATEWLHAKVRREYWGHAAEENLSIAEMFAVKYEGIRPAVGYPSIPDQTMNFLLHDVLATPEIGILLTENGVMYPNASVSGLFFAHPQSKYFAIGEISEVQVADYARRRNVTPDEIRKFLLANLA is encoded by the coding sequence ATGACAAAGAAGAAAATAGAAGATATTCTGCCCGGTCGCATCCTGATCCTGGATGGTGCGATGGGTACAATGATACAACGTTACGGTCTTACAGAAGCTGATTTCCGGGGTGAGCGGTTCAAAGATTTCGATCGGTTGCTTAAAGGCAATAACGACCTGCTTTCGCTTACCCGTCCCGATGTGATTGGCGAGATCCATCGTGAATACCTGGCTGCCGGTGCCGATATCATCGAAACCAATACTTTCAATTCCACATCGATCTCGATGCAGGATTACCATATGAGCCATCTGGCCCGTGAGATCAATCTGGCGGCAGCCCGGCTGGCACGTGAAGCAGCCGATGAGTTTACCCGGAAAACGCCTGGGAAACCCCGGTTTGTGGCGGGATCCATCGGACCAACCAACAAGACGGCGTCGATGAGTCCCCAAGTAGAGAATCCCATGTTCCGCTCGGCAGTCTTTGACGACTTCAAAGCAGCTTATAAAGAACAGATCAGCGCATTGGTGGAAGGTGGAGTAGACATCCTTCTGATAGAGACTATTTTTGATACGCTCAACGCGAAAGCTGCTATTTTTGCTGCTGAGGAGGTAGCGGAAGAGACCGGTATAAAAACGCCTGTCATCCTTTCTGTTACTATTTCCGACAGAGCAGGACGAACCCTTTCGGGGCAGACGCTTGGCGCTTTTGTCGCTTCCGTCAGCCATGCCAATCCGTTGGCTATCGGGTTGAACTGCTCGCTGGGAGCGGCTGAACTGAAGCCTTATGTGAAGGAACTGGGGCGCATTGCTCCTTTCTATATCAGCACTTATCCCAATGCCGGATTGCCCAATCAACTGGGTGAGTATGACGAGACCCCGGAAAAGATGGCTGCACAGATCAAAGAGTTTGTGGACGAAGGTCTGGTAAATATCATTGGCGGATGTTGCGGTACAACTCCTGCCCATATCGCCGAATATGTACGTATAGTAGAAAACGGTGTACCTCATCAAAAGGCTTCTTCTCCGGAATACCTGCGGCTTTCGGGATTGGAGATGCTGGAGGTGTCGCCCCAGATTAATTTTATGAATATCGGGGAGCGGTGTAACGTAGCCGGATCGAAGAGGTTTCTGCGATTGATTCAGCAAAAGAACTATGAGGAAGCGCTCGATATTGCCCGTAAGCAGGTAGAGGACGGAGCGCAGGTGCTCGATATCAACATGGATGACGGGCTGCTCGATGGGGTGGAGGAAATGACCAGCTTCCTGAATCTGTTGGCATCTGATCCCGATGTATCACGCGTACCCATCATGATCGACTCCTCAAAATGGGAGGTATTGGAAGCCGGCTTGAAATGTGTACAGGGGAAATCAATTGCCAACTCCATTTCGTTGAAGAACGGAGAGGCGGAGTTCCTCCATCAGGCGCGGTTGGCGCAGCGCTATGGGGCGGCAGTAGTGGTAATGGCTTTCGATGAGACGGGACAGGCCGACACCTTCGAACGCCGTATCGAGATATGCGGTCGTGCTTATAGATTACTTACCGAAAATGATTTTGATCCGAAAGATATTATTTTCGACCCTAACGTGCTGGCTATTGCTACGGGGATCGATGAACATAAGAATTACGCGGTGGATTTCATTAAAACCGCACGATGGATCAAGGAAAACCTGCCGTATGCCAAAGTGAGCGGAGGAGTGAGCAACCTTTCTTTCTCATTTCGCGGGAACGATTATGTGCGGGAAGTGATGCATTCCGTTTTTCTTTATCATGCCATTCGTGCCGGGATGGATATGGGTATCGTGAATCCGGCGCAGTCGGTGATCTATGAAGATATCCCTGCCGATGTGAAAGAACTGGCCGAAGATGCGGTGCTGAACAGGCGCGATGACGCTACCGAGCGGATGATGGCTTATGCCGAAAAGATCAAAGGAGAAAAGAATCCGGAAGCGGAAAAAGGCAAAACAGAGGAGTGGCGTACGCTTCCCCTTGAAGAACGGTTGAGTCACGCATTGGTAAAAGGGATAGGGGATTACATGGAAGAGGATCTTGCCGAAGCGCTGCAAGCCTATCCTCGTGCGGTGGATATTATCGATAAACCGTTGATGGATGGAATGAACCGGGTGGGCGACCTTTTCGGTGCGGGAAAGATGTTCCTTCCGCAGGTAGTAAAGGCGGCACGCACCATGAAAAAAGCAGTTGCGATCCTGCAACCTACCATTGAAGCCGAGAAAGCGATCGGTGATTCGCAGCGGAAAGCAGGCAAGATAGTGCTCGCCACAGTGAAGGGAGATGTGCATGATATCGGTAAGAATATTGTCTCCATCGTATTGGCCTGCAATAATTATGAAATTATCGACCTGGGGGTAATGGTGCCTCCCGAAAAGATTATCGAAACGGTAATCAGTGAACAACCCGATATTGTAGGGTTAAGCGGATTGATCACTCCGTCGCTCGAAGAGATGGCCATCGTCGCCACTGAGATGGAAAAGGCAGGTTTCAGTCTCCCCCTGCTGATCGGTGGAGCTACTACTTCGAAACTGCATACGGCACTAAAGATAGAACCGAAATACAGCCTGGGTCCCGTAGTTTATGTCAAAGATGCCTCGCAAAGCCCATCGGCGGTTGCCAACCTGATGAGCCCCGGTAACAGGAATGACTATATCCGGAAAGTAAAGGATGAGTATACGGTGTTGAGGGAGAACAGTACACGGAAAGTGGTCGAACTGGTTTCATTGGAAGAGGCCAGAAAGAATGCTTTCAGTATCGACTGGAGCGGATATGAGGCTGTCGTTCCCCGCACATTGGGACGTGTGAAGCTGGAACATATCGATATGGCTGAGATTATTCCCTATATCGACTGGAAATTCTTTTTCCATGCCTGGAATATGTCGGCCAAATTCCATACTGTCACCAAAACGGAACGTACCAAAGAGGCTCGTGACGCATGGTTGGGCGGATACCGCGAGGACGACCGTGAAAAAGGGCGGGAAGCTGAAAAACTGTATGACGACGCCGCAGACATGCTGCAAAAATTCGTCGATGAAAAGGCTGAATATGTCAAAGCGGTTTTCGGGATATATGAAGCATACAGTGAAAATGATACAATTTTCGTCGGCGGTACGCCTTTCCCGTTCCTGCGCCAGCAGAAGAAGAACGACAAGAATGAGTACTTCTGCCTGAGTGATTTTATTGCGCCACGCCATACGGGGAAGAAAGATTATATCGGTACTTTCGCCGTCACTGCAGGAGTGGGAGCGGAAGAGCAGATGGGCCGTTATGAGGCGGAAGGTGATGAATATGCAGCCCTGTTGATGAAGTCGTTGCTCGACCGGCTTGCGGAGGCAGCTACAGAGTGGTTGCATGCCAAAGTGCGTCGTGAATACTGGGGGCATGCAGCAGAAGAAAACCTCTCGATTGCCGAAATGTTCGCTGTGAAGTATGAGGGGATACGCCCTGCGGTGGGTTATCCCTCTATCCCGGATCAGACAATGAATTTCCTGCTGCATGATGTACTTGCCACCCCGGAGATCGGTATCTTGCTCACTGAGAACGGTGTTATGTATCCCAATGCATCGGTCAGCGGACTCTTTTTCGCCCATCCGCAATCAAAATATTTTGCCATTGGGGAGATATCGGAAGTGCAAGTAGCTGACTATGCCAGACGTAGAAATGTGACACCCGACGAGATTCGCAAGTTCCTGCTGGCCAATTTAGCATAG
- a CDS encoding nucleoside recognition domain-containing protein — MEEWRSGGVRSRKRFRNDIVYPAFRKSGYTTLWLLKIILPVSLVVRLLDYYGILVFFAGLLDPVFIYLGLPGSTAIVFITSIFLPLYAPLAIITSMSITLRELTILALMCQISHNLPVESAIQAKTGTPFWTVTTLRITMSVVVGLLLNLILPQDMGNPVFVQTDVAVITSLGDLLLLWLKSSLQVMLLIAVIVFSLNLLYSLLHAYRLIPKLSKGIEPLLRFFGLPASTGFLWLIGYIVGLAYGGALMMDQMKEGKVNRTDANLLNYHLAMSHSVLEDNILFIALGVSVWWILGVRLLVAWIVVWMRRFVLKLRFGSSELKIEN; from the coding sequence GTGGAGGAGTGGAGAAGTGGAGGAGTGAGAAGCAGGAAGCGGTTTCGTAATGATATAGTTTATCCGGCGTTCAGGAAATCGGGCTATACCACATTATGGTTGTTGAAGATTATTTTACCCGTTTCCCTGGTCGTGAGATTGTTGGATTATTACGGCATACTCGTGTTTTTTGCCGGTCTTCTCGACCCTGTTTTTATTTATCTGGGATTGCCCGGCAGTACCGCCATTGTTTTTATCACCAGTATTTTCCTTCCGCTCTACGCGCCGCTGGCTATTATCACCTCCATGTCGATCACCCTGAGGGAACTCACTATTCTGGCGCTGATGTGCCAGATATCTCACAATCTTCCGGTAGAAAGTGCTATTCAGGCGAAGACCGGAACACCCTTCTGGACTGTCACCACTTTGCGGATCACAATGAGTGTTGTCGTAGGGTTGTTGTTGAATCTGATCCTACCGCAGGATATGGGAAATCCTGTTTTTGTGCAGACAGACGTAGCCGTAATAACCTCATTGGGCGATCTGTTGTTGCTTTGGCTGAAAAGCTCGTTACAGGTAATGCTTCTTATTGCCGTAATTGTTTTTTCACTGAATCTGCTTTACAGTCTCCTCCATGCTTACAGGCTGATCCCTAAACTGAGCAAGGGTATTGAACCGTTACTAAGGTTTTTCGGCCTGCCGGCAAGTACCGGATTTCTCTGGCTTATCGGCTATATTGTGGGGCTGGCATACGGGGGTGCGCTGATGATGGATCAGATGAAGGAGGGAAAGGTGAACAGAACCGATGCTAATTTGTTGAACTATCATCTTGCCATGTCTCATTCCGTACTGGAAGATAACATCCTTTTTATAGCGCTCGGTGTATCCGTCTGGTGGATACTGGGAGTACGGTTGTTGGTTGCGTGGATAGTGGTGTGGATGAGAAGATTTGTTTTGAAGTTGAGGTTTGGCAGTTCAGAATTGAAAATTGAAAATTGA
- the smpB gene encoding SsrA-binding protein: MKQAAINIKNKRATFDYELVETFTAGIVLTGTEIKSIRLGKASLVDTYCFFERGELWVRNMHIAEYFYGTYNNHSARRDRKLLLNRNELRKLSRLTKETGFTIIPIRLFINEKGLAKIVIAVARGKKQYDKRQSLKEKEDKRSMDRMFRK; the protein is encoded by the coding sequence ATGAAGCAAGCAGCTATCAATATAAAGAACAAACGTGCCACGTTCGATTACGAACTGGTTGAAACCTTTACGGCAGGTATTGTACTTACCGGCACCGAGATCAAGTCGATCCGGCTGGGAAAGGCGAGCCTGGTAGATACCTATTGTTTCTTCGAGCGGGGAGAATTATGGGTGCGTAATATGCATATTGCCGAATACTTTTACGGTACCTATAATAATCACAGTGCCCGGCGCGACCGTAAACTGCTCCTCAATAGAAACGAACTGCGCAAACTTTCCCGTCTTACCAAAGAGACCGGATTCACTATTATTCCCATCCGTCTGTTCATCAATGAAAAAGGATTGGCCAAAATTGTGATTGCGGTAGCGAGAGGGAAAAAGCAGTACGATAAGCGTCAGTCCCTGAAAGAAAAAGAAGACAAGAGATCAATGGACAGGATGTTTAGGAAGTGA
- a CDS encoding YIP1 family protein, with amino-acid sequence MWRDIFITIAQLIVASPRAWKDVEKEKRTQHEFLYRFLHPIFGIIAFTSFVGGLWFVREGNVENALKGAIISVVGVYGGYFIAAYLLNEIAPRFGLSKDLSRFQQFTGYASVVLYALFIVTPFLSELFILWLLVLYTIYVVNVGFIYFMKVPKAKVTDFTAVASAIIILSPVLICTLFSYLIK; translated from the coding sequence ATGTGGAGGGATATTTTTATCACTATTGCGCAGCTCATTGTCGCGTCTCCCCGGGCATGGAAAGATGTGGAAAAGGAAAAGAGGACGCAGCATGAGTTCCTTTACCGTTTCCTTCATCCCATATTCGGAATCATTGCCTTCACTTCTTTTGTGGGAGGTCTGTGGTTCGTGAGGGAAGGGAATGTGGAGAATGCGTTGAAGGGTGCTATTATTAGTGTTGTAGGAGTCTACGGCGGTTATTTTATTGCTGCTTATCTGCTGAATGAAATTGCTCCCCGCTTTGGTTTAAGCAAGGACCTGTCCCGCTTTCAGCAATTCACAGGCTATGCTTCAGTAGTACTCTATGCCTTGTTTATCGTTACACCTTTTCTATCAGAACTCTTTATTCTCTGGTTATTGGTGCTTTACACCATTTATGTGGTGAATGTTGGATTCATTTATTTTATGAAAGTACCAAAAGCAAAAGTCACTGATTTTACGGCAGTAGCATCTGCCATTATCATTCTGTCGCCGGTACTTATCTGTACTCTTTTTTCCTATTTGATAAAGTAA
- a CDS encoding porin family protein: MMSDNDIRKGFQSKLSGFEAPVPPNGWDSVERSLKAAAAARTVLRRRWYAGSAAAVLVLLVGSILFIRNPMEQGETMVSESASTTSPTGNTPDPGTEMASALESVSEPITRPVESGQLLAARSSGKAETGKKSVIRSSSPAGMLAAWMKREKLGGENAEKKVEAGTLHLLTKPEEKEVVQEDEKLYEEETITVGGNEKILFAEAGVPERGQGTLLLAVNGRGGLTGYQQTVNSPMTLRAASVNTDNKYMTEANKNLQVQTNNATNNVSEMEHDQPVSFGITVSKYLFDDLSVETGLVYSYLHSKSRNTNDNFKVQEVQKLHYLGIPLNVNYNIFSLGQLNVYASIGGMVEKDIYGEFRKIKEGQASANFNSAAEGSEEKEITKISQENPQISVNAGVGLSYPIYDRLRFYGKVGGAYYFDAKNQYKTIYSDRKIVMDINVGLRYEF, translated from the coding sequence ATGATGTCAGATAACGATATTAGAAAAGGATTTCAATCAAAACTCAGCGGTTTTGAAGCGCCTGTCCCGCCAAATGGCTGGGATAGCGTGGAGCGGTCGTTGAAGGCAGCTGCGGCTGCCCGGACGGTACTTCGCCGAAGATGGTATGCCGGTTCGGCAGCCGCTGTGCTGGTACTGCTCGTCGGCAGTATACTGTTTATCCGAAATCCTATGGAGCAGGGGGAGACGATGGTTTCCGAATCGGCTTCTACAACATCCCCGACCGGTAATACTCCGGATCCCGGTACAGAGATGGCTTCAGCTTTGGAATCAGTGTCAGAACCGATTACCCGGCCGGTTGAATCCGGGCAGCTTTTGGCTGCAAGGTCTTCCGGAAAAGCTGAAACCGGAAAAAAATCGGTTATTCGCTCATCTTCTCCGGCGGGAATGCTGGCGGCATGGATGAAGCGTGAAAAGTTAGGGGGTGAGAATGCAGAGAAGAAAGTGGAAGCCGGCACACTTCACCTATTGACAAAACCTGAGGAAAAGGAGGTAGTCCAAGAGGATGAAAAGTTGTACGAAGAAGAAACAATTACAGTCGGTGGAAATGAGAAAATCCTTTTTGCCGAAGCGGGTGTACCCGAAAGGGGGCAAGGAACCCTTTTGCTTGCCGTCAACGGGAGAGGGGGGCTGACCGGCTACCAACAAACGGTAAACTCACCCATGACTTTGAGAGCGGCTTCTGTAAACACCGACAACAAATATATGACGGAAGCCAATAAAAACTTACAGGTCCAGACCAATAATGCGACGAACAATGTTTCTGAAATGGAACATGACCAACCGGTGTCATTCGGTATCACGGTTTCCAAATATCTGTTTGACGATCTTTCCGTTGAAACCGGCCTTGTTTACTCTTATCTTCACTCTAAATCCAGGAATACCAATGATAATTTCAAAGTGCAGGAAGTGCAAAAACTTCATTATCTGGGTATCCCGTTGAATGTGAACTACAATATTTTCTCTTTGGGACAACTGAATGTGTATGCTTCCATAGGAGGAATGGTGGAGAAAGATATATATGGTGAATTCCGGAAAATCAAAGAGGGGCAGGCATCTGCGAATTTCAATAGCGCAGCAGAAGGATCGGAAGAGAAGGAGATTACAAAGATATCCCAAGAGAATCCCCAGATATCGGTCAATGCCGGTGTGGGACTTTCCTATCCTATCTACGACAGGCTGAGGTTCTATGGGAAAGTAGGGGGAGCCTATTATTTTGATGCGAAAAACCAATATAAGACTATTTATTCCGACAGGAAGATCGTGATGGATATTAATGTGGGATTAAGGTATGAATTTTAA
- a CDS encoding RNA polymerase sigma factor yields the protein MDDSQLVIACKKQDRNAQKILYERYAPMMMAVCLRYSGEEETARDLLHDGFIRAFTQIGSFSGKGSFEGWLRRIFVNLALENYRKEKQKYRFMEEYSYVNADESEIQADNSLDIENIPKEEVLDMIRNLPPGYRTVFNMYIFEEMSHKEIARVLGINEAASRSQFFRAKNMLRKKISAILHNNQRQIQ from the coding sequence ATGGATGATTCGCAACTTGTCATAGCATGTAAGAAACAGGACCGTAATGCCCAGAAAATATTGTACGAGCGGTATGCTCCTATGATGATGGCGGTATGTTTACGTTACAGCGGGGAAGAAGAGACAGCCCGGGACTTGTTGCACGATGGATTTATCCGGGCTTTCACGCAGATCGGCTCGTTTTCGGGCAAGGGTTCTTTTGAAGGTTGGCTCAGACGGATTTTCGTGAATCTGGCATTGGAGAATTACAGGAAAGAGAAGCAGAAGTACCGGTTTATGGAGGAATATAGCTATGTCAATGCCGATGAGTCGGAAATCCAGGCGGATAATTCACTGGATATTGAAAATATCCCCAAGGAAGAGGTACTCGATATGATAAGGAATTTACCGCCCGGATACAGGACAGTGTTTAACATGTATATTTTCGAAGAGATGTCGCACAAAGAAATTGCCCGGGTGTTGGGTATTAATGAAGCTGCGTCGCGTTCGCAATTTTTCAGGGCAAAGAATATGCTCCGGAAGAAAATTTCAGCCATCCTGCATAACAATCAAAGACAGATACAATGA
- the sppA gene encoding signal peptide peptidase SppA, with amino-acid sequence MKDFLKIVLASALGFVIANILFSIIAMIFFFGAIGSFLGSMSGGEKFILQDNTVLNLRLNGPITERTPEEDPFTSMMGSNRPLPMGLNDIVSAIRKAKNNDKIKGIYIDSRIMTASMATLAEIRHELENFKESGKFIVAYADTYTQGGYYLASVADKVAINPQGMLDLHGLASIPVFYKDALDKLGIEMQIFKVGTYKSAVEPFTQNEMSEANREQVSSFLNDAWSFLRSDLAESRSLTIADIDSLANNLPAVQSTDFLLSANLVDTLLYETEMKDYLRSLLDIDEEAKIPSATVANMKSVTTKTVKKTDNTIAILYAHGNIISGTGSSNIQDKYMVDQIEKLRKDKEIKAVVFRINSGGGSAYASEQIWKAITDLKAEKPVVVSMGDMAASGGYYIACNADKIVAQPTTLTGSIGVFGAIPSFEGTAKKLGISTDEVKTNEFSDFGNVIRPFNEREKQLLQSMVERGYDLFLTRCSEGRDMPKDSMALYAEGRVWTGNQAKEIGLVDELGGIERAIEIAAEMANLGKSYVVFEYPKLRSRFDELLNPRKEELVARTMKEYLGESYEMFMLLKDIKEQDYIQARIPYNLNIQ; translated from the coding sequence ATGAAGGATTTTCTAAAAATCGTGCTCGCGTCCGCTTTGGGCTTTGTTATCGCGAACATTCTCTTTTCTATAATTGCAATGATCTTTTTCTTTGGGGCAATAGGATCTTTTCTCGGATCTATGTCGGGCGGTGAGAAATTTATCCTTCAAGACAATACGGTGTTGAATCTCCGCTTGAATGGCCCTATCACGGAACGTACACCCGAAGAGGATCCGTTTACCTCTATGATGGGCTCTAACCGTCCTTTGCCTATGGGTTTGAACGATATTGTGAGTGCCATCAGGAAAGCAAAGAATAACGATAAAATAAAGGGGATCTATATCGATTCCCGTATCATGACCGCCTCCATGGCCACATTAGCCGAGATCCGCCATGAACTGGAAAATTTCAAGGAGAGCGGGAAATTTATCGTTGCCTATGCCGACACCTATACCCAGGGAGGCTATTACCTTGCTTCCGTAGCAGATAAAGTGGCCATCAATCCGCAGGGAATGCTCGACCTCCACGGCCTGGCCTCGATACCGGTCTTTTATAAGGACGCCCTCGATAAGCTGGGGATCGAAATGCAGATATTCAAGGTGGGAACCTACAAATCGGCGGTGGAACCGTTTACCCAGAACGAAATGAGTGAAGCCAACAGGGAACAGGTAAGCTCTTTCCTGAACGATGCATGGAGCTTCCTCAGAAGTGATCTGGCGGAATCGCGTTCACTTACAATTGCCGATATCGACTCGCTGGCCAACAACCTGCCTGCCGTACAATCGACCGACTTCCTGCTTTCAGCCAATCTGGTAGATACCCTCCTGTATGAAACGGAGATGAAGGATTACCTGAGGAGCCTGCTCGACATCGATGAAGAGGCAAAGATCCCGTCGGCGACCGTGGCCAATATGAAATCGGTAACCACGAAAACCGTAAAGAAGACCGACAATACGATCGCCATCTTATATGCGCACGGGAATATAATTTCAGGTACCGGATCATCCAACATACAGGATAAATATATGGTGGATCAGATCGAGAAACTGAGAAAAGATAAAGAGATAAAAGCGGTGGTATTCCGTATCAACTCGGGGGGCGGTAGTGCCTATGCCTCCGAACAGATATGGAAAGCCATCACCGACCTGAAAGCGGAAAAACCGGTTGTGGTCTCTATGGGCGATATGGCGGCATCCGGCGGTTATTATATCGCCTGCAATGCCGATAAGATAGTTGCCCAGCCTACTACCCTGACCGGATCGATCGGTGTTTTCGGTGCTATTCCCAGTTTTGAGGGGACTGCAAAAAAACTCGGAATATCTACCGATGAGGTGAAAACCAACGAGTTTTCCGATTTTGGCAACGTTATACGTCCCTTCAACGAAAGAGAGAAACAATTGCTCCAGTCCATGGTCGAGAGAGGTTATGATCTCTTCCTGACACGCTGTTCGGAAGGGCGCGACATGCCAAAAGACTCGATGGCGCTCTATGCCGAAGGCCGTGTGTGGACCGGGAACCAAGCCAAAGAGATCGGGCTGGTGGATGAATTGGGTGGGATTGAGAGAGCCATCGAAATAGCTGCCGAGATGGCTAATCTGGGTAAGAGTTATGTGGTATTCGAGTATCCGAAACTCCGTTCTCGTTTCGATGAACTGCTCAACCCCCGGAAGGAGGAACTGGTTGCCCGGACAATGAAAGAATATCTGGGTGAAAGTTACGAGATGTTTATGCTGCTAAAAGATATCAAAGAGCAGGATTATATCCAGGCAAGAATTCCGTATAATTTGAATATTCAATAG
- the lpxK gene encoding tetraacyldisaccharide 4'-kinase: MEKDKPSAEIRRSLSPLAWLYGLGVNFRNALFDKKILKQTSFDIPVICVGNLTVGGTGKTPHIEYLIRLLSPIYKVAVLSRGYKRKSNGFKIVDTDSKAHDVGDEPLQIKQKFPEALVVVDKDRVSGISKILSIEKEERPDVILLDDGFQHRYVRPSLSILLVDSNRPVFEDRLLPAGSLREPLKGKERASIIIVTKCDPDMQPIDFRIYTNGLALYAFQQLYFTGLDYGMIMPLFPELQGGPLQALDIRKKHIFLVAGIASPQPLVDKVELITYNLYTKFFPDHHSFKEKDIQSIRELIHTVEVDDNNKVILTTEKDAVRLRELPYLDEEMKKMLYYIPVQVTFINEKEQEQFNNNILEHVRNYQTNSGLSKK, from the coding sequence ATGGAAAAGGACAAACCTTCCGCCGAAATACGTCGATCATTGTCGCCGTTAGCCTGGCTCTACGGCCTTGGTGTGAATTTCCGGAATGCACTGTTCGACAAAAAGATACTCAAACAAACATCATTCGATATTCCGGTGATTTGTGTGGGTAACCTCACTGTAGGCGGTACGGGCAAAACCCCGCATATTGAATATCTCATCAGGTTATTATCACCGATATACAAAGTAGCAGTGCTCAGCAGAGGCTACAAACGAAAAAGCAACGGTTTTAAGATTGTCGACACCGATTCGAAAGCACACGATGTGGGAGATGAACCCCTGCAGATCAAGCAAAAATTCCCGGAAGCACTGGTTGTTGTCGATAAAGACCGGGTGAGTGGTATCAGCAAAATCCTTTCTATTGAAAAAGAGGAGCGTCCCGATGTGATCCTTCTCGACGACGGCTTTCAACACCGCTATGTACGACCTTCACTCTCCATCCTATTGGTGGATAGTAACCGTCCCGTTTTCGAAGACCGGTTGTTACCCGCGGGATCACTACGCGAACCGCTGAAAGGCAAAGAAAGGGCGTCCATCATCATAGTCACCAAATGTGACCCTGATATGCAGCCCATTGATTTCCGGATCTATACGAACGGATTAGCACTTTATGCTTTTCAACAACTCTATTTCACCGGCCTCGATTACGGAATGATAATGCCTCTCTTTCCGGAGTTGCAGGGTGGACCACTACAGGCATTGGATATTCGCAAGAAACATATCTTTTTAGTGGCAGGCATAGCCTCACCCCAACCTCTTGTAGATAAGGTAGAGCTTATCACCTACAACCTCTACACGAAATTTTTTCCCGATCACCACTCTTTTAAAGAGAAAGACATACAATCGATCCGGGAATTGATCCATACGGTAGAGGTGGATGACAACAACAAGGTCATCCTCACCACCGAGAAGGATGCTGTCCGCCTCAGAGAATTGCCTTATCTCGATGAAGAGATGAAGAAAATGCTCTATTACATCCCGGTGCAGGTAACATTCATTAACGAGAAAGAACAAGAACAATTTAATAATAATATTTTAGAACATGTTAGAAACTATCAAACAAACAGCGGATTATCTAAAAAATAG